One Pagrus major chromosome 15, Pma_NU_1.0 DNA window includes the following coding sequences:
- the LOC141009046 gene encoding G-protein coupled receptor 26-like: MDAADIVASVLVLGIIIVSLLSNVVVLICFLYNPEIRKQVPGLFILNLTFCNLLLSVSNMPLTLVGLITTGHPGGSGFCQVVGFLDTFLTTNSMLSMAALSIDRWVAVVFPLSYHSRIRHRDAVIALGYTWIHSLCFSTVATCRSWVGYHHLYASCTLCNVRAKGAGTQFIIFNVALHSLTFLLTLIVMCVTYLKVLKVARFHCKRIDVITMQTLVLLVDIHPSVRQKCLDEQKRRRLRATKKISTFIGTFVVCFSPYVITRILELFLPGPISPHWGVLSKCLAYSKAASDPFVYSLLRHQYRKTCSLLANKVLKRSPLNSSSLWMENKGRTNANSNATNNIQPPTNKPVGQ; this comes from the exons ATGGACGCAGCGGATATAGTTGCTTCCGTGTTGGTTTTGGGGATTATTATCGTGTCGCTGCTGTCCAACGTTGTGGTGCTGATCTGCTTTCTGTACAACCCGGAGATCCGCAAACAGGTACCCGGTCTCTTTATTCTCAACTTGACGTTTTGCAACCTGTTGCTAAGCGTGTCCAACATGCCACTAACTCTGGTCGGGCTCATCACCACGGGCCACCCCGGAGGCAGCGGCTTTTGTCAGGTTGTGGGTTTCCTCGACACTTTTCTCACCACAAACTCCATGCTCAGCATGGCAGCCCTCAGCATCGACAGATGGGTGGCGGTGGTGTTCCCGCTGAGCTACCACTCCAGAATCCGGCACCGGGACGCAGTGATCGCGCTCGGATACACGTGGATACACTCGCTCTGCTTCTCCACCGTGGCCACCTGCCGCTCATGGGTCGGGTACCACCACCTTTACGCATCGTGCACTCTCTGCAATGTGAGGGCGAAGGGAGCCGGGACCCAGTTTATCATTTTCAACGTGGCTTTGCACTCTCTCACTTTCCTCCTCACGCTCATCGTGATGTGTGTAACGTATCTGAAAGTGCTGAAAGTTGCGAGGTTTCACTGTAAACGCATCGACGTGATCACTATGCAGACGCTGGTGCTGCTTGTGGATATTCACCCCAG CGTGCGCCAGAAATGCTTGGATGAGCAGAAGCGGAGGAGGCTGAGGGCCACCAAGAAGATCAGTACGTTCATCGGCACATTCGTGGTGTGCTTCAGCCCTTATGTCATCACAAG AATTCTGGAGCTCTTCCTCCCAGGGCCCATAAGCCCTCACTGGGGCGTGCTGTCCAAATGTTTGGCCTACAGCAAGGCAGCAAGCGACCCGTTTGTCTACTCACTGCTGCGTCACCAGTACAGGAAGACCTGCAGCCTGCTGGCCAACAAAGTCCTCAAGAGGAGTCCGCTGAACTCCTCCTCCCTTTGGATGGAGAACAA AGGGAGAACCAACGCCAACTCCAATGCAACCAACAACATCCAACCGCCAACTAACAAGCCAGTTGGCCAGTGA
- the LOC141009907 gene encoding carbohydrate sulfotransferase 15-like, protein MPLSDCKYGSNPQKDHNYCLHSLPMAEDYHGKRPVRTFFDFRHPNVSENMDVKWAPLLSLTNLRSISKVKVVSFLMGLTLTFLIMASYILTWDKKGLLFTPSPDQFRPVVVLTSATAAEASSEKNLIDMKLLVKLVGSKLEYKPRKVPDEKDVIEMDSHLFSVIPRHFLPGIKSPCWYEEFSGELSPDLYKRNHFTQRSKSFKTVCDRLRTTFQQHLHHRDGKQFRLRCLPFFYIIGQPKCGTTDLFHRLLLHPEVKFNTMKEPHWWTRKRFGYIRFKDGFQESFPVEDYLDLFDLAAHNIQDEISGNSSGDHRSLQFITGEASASTMWDNQAWSYLPRDGEETEPPFLAQDFIHTVQPDAKIIIMLRDPVERLYSDYLYFKMANKSAEDFHQKVVESVQLFQSCLSEKSLHSCVYNTSLYNAMPVRLSLGMYIVFLLDWLTVFHREQILVLRLEDYAANLKATIRKVFDFLSVGPISEKVDAALSKRPMSNTRRVADRNLGPMLPATRDLLREFHQPLNHKLASVLDNEAFLWSKT, encoded by the exons ATGCCGCTATCGGACTGCAAATATGGGAGCAACCCCCAAAAGGACCACAATTACTGCCTCCACAGCTTGCCCATGGCTGAGGACTATCATGGGAAAAGGCCTGTCAGGACATTTTTTGACTTTAGGCACCCGAACGTGTCTGAAAACATGGATGTTAAGTGGGCTCCCCTGTTGTCACTGACTAACCTTCGGAGCATCTCGAAAGTCAAAGTGGTCAGCTTCCTGATGGGCTTGACGCTGACGTTCCTCATCATGGCCTCCTACATCCTGACGTGGGACAAGAAGGGACTTTTGTTCACCCCCTCGCCCGATCAGTTCAGACCTGTGGTCGTCCTCACCAGTGCGACGGCAGCTGAAGCTTCCTCTGAAAAGAATTTAATAGACATGAAACTGCTGGTGAAGCTCGTCGGCTCCAAACTGGAATACAAACCCAGGAAGGTGCCTGATGAAAAGGATGTCATCGAAATGGACTCACAT TTATTCTCCGTAATTCCTCGCCATTTCCTACCCGGCATCAAGAGCCCTTGCTGGTACGAGGAGTTCTCCGGTGAACTCAGTCCTGATCTGTACAAGAGGAACCACTTTACTCAGCGCTCAAAAAGCTTCAAGACGGTCTGTGACCGCCTGAGGACTACTTTCCAGCAGCACTTACACCACAGAGACGGAAAACAGTTTCGTCTTCGCTGTTTGCCGTTCTTCTACATCATCGGTCAACCAAAATGTGGCACGACTGACTTGTtccacaggctgctgctgcatcCGGAGGTCAAGTTCAACACGATGAAGGAGCCGCACTGGTGGACCAGGAAACGCTTTG GTTATATCCGTTTCAAAGATGGCTTCCAGGAAAGTTTTCCTGTGGAAGACTACCTGGATCTGTTTGACTTGGCAGCCCACAACATTCAAGATGAAATCAGTGGAAATTCATCTGGTGACCACCGCTCACTGCAGTTCATAACAG GTGAAGCCAGTGCATCCACAATGTGGGATAACCAAGCCTGGAGCTATCTTCCCCGAGACGGGGAGGAGACAGAGCCCCCGTTCCTGGCTCAGGACTTCATCCACACAGTCCAGCCTGATGCCAAAATCATCATAATGCTCAGAGATCCAGTTGAGAG GCTTTATTCTGACTACCTGTACTTTAAGATGGCCAACAAGTCAGCCGAGGACTTCCATCAGAAGGTCGTAGAGtctgttcagttgtttcagtcCTGCCTGTCTGAGAAGTCCCTCCACTCCTGCGTCTACAACACCAGCCTCTACAACGCCATGCCG GTGAGGCTCAGTCTGGGGATGTACATCGTCTTCTTGCTGGACTGGCTGACAGTTTTCCACAGGGAGCAGATTCTAGTTCTTCGACTAGAGGATTACGCAGCTAACCTGAAAGCCACCATCAGGAAGGTTTTTGATTTTCTGAGTGTTG GTCCGATATCAGAGAAGGTAGATGCAGCACTGTCCAAACGTCCCATGTCCAACACTCGGCGGGTTGCAGACAGGAACCTGGGTCCTATGCTTCCGGCCACCAGAGACCTCCTGAGGGAATTTCACCAGCCCCTCAACCATAAACTGGCCAGTGTGTTGGATAACGAGGCCTTCCTCTGGAGCaaaacctga